The Thunnus thynnus chromosome 2, fThuThy2.1, whole genome shotgun sequence genome includes a region encoding these proteins:
- the c2h12orf43 gene encoding protein CUSTOS has product MAAHVKKMVGVSEDSSSSDDEALKRCQEAVWETQAYKTKETKGGDSDVKQSKRVVVADHEHDGNELQVTQGFRTHVAKKLGHFLDSYISELQTETSPCAESGKCDDNDEGFRLFSTSVPGQTAEEPPPPVRRRPMPSSSDSDSEMETRLKEAAVSVKDLLPSLSSTLSPSSAEPPCSEKKKKKKKVAEGEESHVVKKKKKRKQNQEESEQVDSAGSPPNAQGNGEHENSEQEHNKVKVKRKKKKKREGTTKEEILN; this is encoded by the exons ATGGCGGCCCACGTTAAAAAGATGGTCGGTGTTTCTGAAGACTCCAGTAGTAGTGACGATGAAGCGCTGAAAAGATGTCAGGAGGCAGTTTGGGAGACACAAGCATACAAGACGAAAGAGACGAAAg gTGGTGACAGCGATGTGAAACAGTCCAAACG tgttgttgttgctgaCCATGAACATGATGGCAATGAGCTCCAGGTCACCCAAGGGTTTCGAACACACGTCGCTAAAAAGTTGGGACATTTTCTTGACAG TTACATTTCAGAGTTGCAGACTGAAACTTCCCCCTGTGCAGAATCAGGAAAatgtgatgataatgatgaag gatTTCGTCTGTTTTCTACATCAGTCCCAGGACAAACAGCTGAGGAGCCTCCACCCCCTGTGCGGCGTCGGCCCATGCCCAGCTCAAG TGACAGCGACAGTGAGATGGAAACACGGCTGAAGGAGGCAGCTGTGTCAGTCAAAGATCTCTTACCCTCGCTGTCCTCTACACTCTCACCTTCCTCAGCGGAGCCTCCATgctcagaaaagaaaaagaaaaagaagaaagtggcagagggagaggagagccATGTtgttaagaaaaagaaaaagaggaaacagaatcAAGAGGAGAGCGAGCAGGTGGACTCTGCAGGCTCTCCTCCTAATGCTCAAGGCAACGGCGAGCATGAGAACTCAGAACAGGAACACAACAAAGTCAAAGTAAAacggaaaaagaaaaagaagcgaGAAGGGACCACAAAGGAAGAGATTTTGAACTAA
- the hnf1a gene encoding hepatocyte nuclear factor 1-alpha, whose protein sequence is MEGEERSGAAKARTSRLTALQEQLIWALLGSGLSRDVLVQAMGELERDRAAAGAEKGERGDGESSEEGEMDFPPPIFRDLEKLPPEAAAKLRTEVDRLLQEDPWCVAKMVKSYMQQHNLPQREVVESTGLNQSHLSQHLNKGTPMKNQKRAALYSWYVKKQCEISQQFTNAKHGLASVEDQGEDTRKGRRNRFKWGPASLQILFHAYERQKNPSKEEREGLVDDCNRAECLQRGVSPSQLAGLGSNLVTEVRVYNWFANRRKEEAFRHKLALDTPFTNQPASSSNPPLPPSPEHGVKFSQQIPCDTLSSARGSGVERVGRLVVSPVQLEPSHTLLEAHNPKPVSSGGPLPPVSTLTSLHSLSTSPMSSQGVIMASLPSIMSLGESSLLIGLASTQPQTIPVINNVGGSFTTLQPISFQQQLHTSPQQQISQQLHSHMGASPFMATMAQLPCHMYNKSDSPQYHSSGLLSQAMVIADSSSLGTLTSLAAVRQILTADPEEQTDPSLQEESLHLQPPTPVPASSESLELYPASQTTESHQSHLLSSSPTDISSYIPTQMVSTAQ, encoded by the exons atggagggagaggagaggtcCGGGGCAGCTAAGGCGAGGACGAGCCGTCTGACCGCTCTTCAGGAGCAGCTGATCTGGGCCCTGCTAGGATCCGGACTATCCCGGGACGTCCTGGTCCAAGCCATGGGGGAACTGGAGCGAGACAGGGCGGCTGCTGGCGCCgagaagggggagagaggggatgGAGAGAGCTCCGAGGAGGGAGAAATGGATTTCCCACCGCCCATATTCCGAGATTTGGAGAAGCTTCCCCCAGAGGCGGCAGCCAAACTGAGGACTGAAGTCGACCGGCTACTGCA GGAGGACCCCTGGTGTGTcgcaaaaatggtgaaaagctACATGCAGCAGCACAATCTCCCTCAGAGAGAGGTGGTAGAGTCCACAGGACTCAACCAGTCCCACCTCTCCCAGCACCTCAACAAAGGCACGCCCATGAAGAACCAGAAGAGAGCTGCTCTGTACAGCTGGTACGTCAAGAAGCAATGCGAGATCAGCCAGC AATTCACCAATGCCAAACACGGCCTTGCATCCGTGGAGGACCAAGGAGAGGACACCAGGAAAGGACGGAGGAACAGGTTCAAATGGGGTCCAGCGTCCCTGCAGATCCTCTTCCACGCCTACGAACGACAAAAGAACCCCAgcaaggaggagagagaggggttgGTGGATGATTGTAACAG GGCAGAGTGTCTGCAGAGGGGGGTGTCTCCCTCCCAGCTTGCTGGCCTGGGCTCCAACCTGGTCACGGAGGTCCGGGTGTACAACTGGTTTGCAAACCGTCGCAAAGAAGAGGCCTTCCGTCACAAACTGGCCCTCGACACGCCTTTCACCAACCAGCCTGCCTCCTCTTCTAACCCCCCCCTTCCACCAAGTCCTGAGCACG GTGTGAAATTTAGTCAGCAAATCCCATGTGACACCCTGAGCTCAGCCAGAGGTAGCGGAGTGGAAAGAGTGGGACGCCTGGTGGTCAGCCCTGTCCAACTGGAGCCCAGCCACACACTCCTCGAGGCCCACAATCCCAAGCCG GTGTCCAGCGGTGGCCCGCTGCCCCCAGTAAGCACTCTGACCTCACTGCACAGTCTGTCCACCTCCCCTATGTCCTCACAAGGCGTCATCATGGCCTCACTGCCCAGCATCATGAGTCTGGGAGAGTCCTCACTTCTCATTG GTTTAGCCTCCACGCAGCCTCAGACCATACCTGTCATAAACAATGTGGGAGGCAGTTTCACCACTCTGCAGCCAATCTCATTCCAGCAGCAGCTTCACACCTCCCCCCAGCAGCAAATATCACAGCAGCTCCACAGTCACATGGGTGCCAGTCCATTCATGGCAACCATGGCACAGCTGCCATGTCACA TGTACAACAAGTCTGATTCGCCCCAGTACCACTCGTCCGGTCTGCTGTCTCAAGCCATGGTCATCgctgacagcagcagcctggGGACGCTGACCAGCCTCGCTGCTGTCAGACAG ATTCTAACAGCAGATCCCGAGGAACAGACGGATCCGTCCTTACAGGAAGAATCTCTGCACCTGCAGCCCCCCACACCTGTACCAG cTTCCTCCGAAAGCCTTGAGCTTTACCCCGCTTCTCAGACGACAGAAAGCCATCAGTCTCACCTCCTCTCATCTTCACCAACAGACATCAGCTCCTACATTCCTACACAAATGGTCTCTACTGCGCAGTAA